A single window of Candidatus Poribacteria bacterium DNA harbors:
- a CDS encoding type I restriction endonuclease subunit R, producing the protein MPTYTEQNFEDHIEQHLNQSEYRSLQSTDYDKSLCLIHDEVLQFIQDTQPDVYQRLERQYGADTPQKLLDRLSRQVASRGVLDVLRKGFKDRGCDFKLTYFRPSSGMNPDHQRLYEQNRFSLIRQLHYSQRNEKSLDMTLFLNGLPLVTMELKNSLTGQVFTDAEKQYRTDRDPREPLFQFKRCLVHFAVGNEKVSMTTHLRADKTRFFPFNKGIENPVNPNGHKTAYLWEDILQPDNLMELIDNFIHEQETTEKVYDPRIDAVRDVKSRVLVFPRYHQLDVIRKLQKAIVEEDVGHNYLIQHTTGSGKSNSIAWLAHLLTHLFSSETDTNRIFDSIIVVTDRRILDKQLQDTIKQVEQVEGVVHAVEKTSAQLREFLESGKDIIISTIQKFSVIAEEIGKLKSKHFAVIIDEAHSSQSGESARNLRLSLSQGIALGVTEDYADEVSDMDARILKEMEMRRMQDHISYFGFSGTPKNKTLELFGRKDDEGNFLPFHVYSMRQSISEGFTLDVLQNYTTFKRYFELVKSVPEDKEYEKARTLRKLTNYVDLQHHSIETKARIILEHFTERTAKTIEGKGRAMLVTPSRLHCVRYKLEFDRQMKEMGLPYGCLVAFSDTVHDTDNGQDYTENGMNALPPSVSIADSFKSPEYRILIVSNKFQTGFDEPLLQTMYVDKRLDGLQCVQTLSRLNRVTTGKTDTLVLDFVNEPDQIQEAFQQYYQTTILAEETDPNRLYDLQSELEGFDLYDDGTIDEFCLIFYDSDQSDELLQGVLDGVVERWSELKTEDGEQFRSTLQSYIRLYGYISQLITFTDVALEKLYIFSHSLNKKLPRREHSDLQGLLASVDLDSFRVQKTHESLHLSLEESDSEVEGIGSDVAPRREPEQDFLSNILDALNSAYQTDFTSEDKVDIENVYQKVRQHTELRQVIAGDNTETNKRYKFDQVIDEILLDFVNNKLELYTKLSKPEINANLKRQLYQAYLAQP; encoded by the coding sequence ATGCCGACGTATACAGAACAGAACTTTGAAGACCACATCGAACAGCACCTGAACCAGTCGGAATACCGGTCATTACAATCTACTGACTACGATAAATCCCTCTGCCTGATCCACGATGAGGTTCTTCAATTTATTCAGGACACGCAACCGGACGTATATCAGCGACTGGAACGCCAATACGGTGCCGATACACCGCAGAAACTCCTCGACCGTCTGAGCAGACAGGTTGCGAGTCGCGGCGTGCTGGACGTGTTGCGGAAAGGGTTTAAAGATAGAGGTTGTGATTTTAAGCTGACCTACTTCCGTCCGTCAAGCGGTATGAACCCCGACCATCAACGGCTCTACGAGCAGAACCGATTCTCCCTCATCCGACAACTACATTACTCGCAGCGGAACGAGAAATCGCTGGATATGACTTTGTTCCTCAACGGGTTGCCACTGGTGACGATGGAACTCAAGAACAGTCTCACCGGTCAGGTTTTCACGGATGCAGAAAAGCAGTATCGGACGGATCGGGATCCGAGGGAACCGTTGTTCCAATTCAAGCGGTGTCTGGTGCATTTCGCCGTGGGCAACGAGAAGGTCTCCATGACGACCCACTTGCGAGCGGACAAGACGCGGTTCTTTCCGTTCAATAAGGGCATCGAAAACCCCGTGAACCCGAACGGACACAAAACCGCCTATCTGTGGGAGGACATCCTACAGCCCGATAACCTGATGGAGTTAATCGACAACTTCATCCATGAGCAGGAGACCACAGAGAAGGTCTACGATCCCAGAATTGACGCGGTGAGAGATGTGAAGAGTCGCGTGCTCGTTTTCCCGCGCTACCATCAGCTCGACGTGATTCGTAAATTGCAAAAGGCAATCGTGGAGGAAGACGTTGGGCACAACTACCTCATCCAACACACCACCGGTAGCGGGAAATCGAACTCCATCGCGTGGTTGGCGCATCTGCTGACACATCTTTTCAGCTCTGAAACCGATACGAATCGGATCTTCGACTCCATCATCGTCGTGACAGATCGGCGTATCCTCGATAAGCAGCTGCAGGATACCATCAAGCAGGTGGAGCAGGTTGAGGGTGTGGTGCATGCCGTTGAGAAGACGTCAGCACAACTCAGAGAATTCCTTGAATCCGGCAAGGACATCATCATCTCGACGATTCAGAAGTTCAGTGTGATTGCCGAGGAGATTGGCAAACTTAAAAGCAAGCACTTCGCCGTGATTATTGACGAGGCGCACTCCTCGCAGAGCGGTGAATCCGCAAGGAATCTCAGGCTTTCACTCTCGCAAGGGATTGCGTTAGGCGTAACGGAGGATTATGCTGATGAGGTATCCGATATGGACGCTCGGATCCTTAAGGAGATGGAGATGCGCAGAATGCAGGATCATATCTCCTATTTCGGTTTCAGCGGCACACCGAAGAACAAAACCTTAGAACTCTTCGGTCGGAAGGACGATGAAGGCAACTTTCTCCCGTTCCACGTCTATTCCATGCGGCAGAGCATCAGCGAAGGCTTTACGCTCGACGTGCTACAGAACTACACCACCTTTAAGAGATACTTTGAACTCGTCAAAAGTGTCCCGGAGGATAAAGAATACGAGAAGGCGCGGACGCTTCGGAAGCTCACCAATTACGTTGACCTACAGCACCACAGCATTGAGACGAAGGCCCGGATTATCCTTGAACACTTCACGGAACGCACCGCTAAGACGATTGAGGGCAAAGGGCGGGCGATGTTGGTTACGCCGTCCCGACTTCACTGCGTCAGATATAAACTGGAATTCGATAGACAGATGAAAGAGATGGGGCTTCCCTACGGGTGTCTCGTAGCCTTCAGCGACACGGTGCACGACACCGATAACGGGCAGGACTACACCGAAAACGGGATGAATGCGTTACCCCCAAGCGTCTCCATTGCGGATAGTTTCAAGAGTCCTGAGTATCGGATCCTGATTGTGTCAAATAAGTTCCAAACGGGTTTCGATGAACCGCTCCTACAGACGATGTATGTCGATAAGCGGTTGGACGGGCTGCAATGTGTTCAGACCTTGAGCCGTCTGAACCGCGTCACCACCGGTAAAACCGACACGCTGGTGCTCGACTTTGTGAATGAACCCGATCAAATACAGGAAGCGTTTCAGCAATACTATCAGACCACGATACTCGCCGAGGAGACCGACCCGAATCGGCTGTATGACCTACAGAGCGAGTTGGAGGGGTTTGACCTCTACGATGACGGAACCATTGATGAATTCTGTCTTATCTTCTATGACTCGGATCAATCCGACGAACTTCTGCAAGGCGTTCTCGATGGCGTTGTTGAGCGGTGGAGTGAGCTTAAAACAGAGGACGGGGAGCAGTTTCGTTCTACCTTGCAGAGTTATATTCGGCTCTACGGATACATCTCGCAGTTGATTACCTTCACCGATGTAGCGTTAGAGAAATTGTATATCTTCAGTCACAGTCTCAACAAGAAGCTGCCGAGACGGGAACACTCCGATCTACAAGGTCTCCTTGCGTCTGTGGACTTGGATTCATTCCGTGTGCAAAAAACGCATGAGAGTCTACACCTCTCCCTTGAGGAGAGTGATAGCGAGGTCGAAGGGATCGGTAGCGATGTCGCACCCCGTAGGGAACCTGAGCAGGATTTCCTCTCCAATATTCTTGACGCGTTGAACAGTGCCTATCAGACGGATTTCACATCGGAAGATAAGGTTGACATTGAGAACGTCTACCAGAAGGTTCGTCAGCACACGGAACTGCGACAGGTCATCGCGGGAGATAATACGGAGACCAACAAACGGTATAAGTTTGATCAGGTGATTGATGAGATTTTATTGGATTTCGTCAATAACAAGTTGGAACTCTACACGAAATTGTCGAAACCTGAGATTAACGCGAATCTCAAGCGTCAACTCTATCAGGCGTATCTTGCACAACCCTAA
- the hflK gene encoding FtsH protease activity modulator HflK, whose translation MQDLQDLITQQPYTNLITPKRIVYVILGVIVLGCLATSFYTVEADEIAVVLMFGKSVRQAEPGLHFKLPLGIERAINVPVRKVFKEEFGFRTLRAGVRTQYDTRDYAEESLLLSGDLSIADVEWVVQYKIKDPKSFLFFVRNPQRALRDLSESVMSRVVGDRTVTEVLTVGRIEIAAEVEEHLQRLLDLYQTGLDVASVTLQDVNPPEAVKSAFNAVNEAKQEKERLINEAWRDYNQSVPKAKGVAAQRISEAQGYALKRVNEAQGDADRFKSIRSEYQKAKEVTRRRLYLEAMREVLPQVKEIYIIDGNANAPIPILQLKE comes from the coding sequence ATGCAAGACCTCCAAGACTTGATAACACAACAACCCTACACAAATCTCATCACGCCCAAACGGATTGTATATGTAATCCTCGGTGTGATTGTCTTAGGGTGCTTAGCGACGAGTTTCTATACGGTGGAAGCCGACGAAATTGCGGTTGTGCTGATGTTCGGTAAATCCGTCCGACAAGCCGAACCCGGACTCCACTTCAAGCTACCGCTCGGTATTGAGAGAGCCATTAATGTTCCTGTCCGAAAGGTGTTCAAAGAGGAATTCGGTTTTCGGACGTTGAGAGCCGGTGTCCGCACGCAGTATGATACCCGTGATTACGCCGAAGAATCCCTCTTACTGTCGGGCGACCTGAGCATCGCCGATGTCGAGTGGGTAGTTCAGTATAAAATTAAAGACCCGAAAAGTTTCCTGTTCTTTGTGCGGAATCCGCAACGGGCTTTGCGCGACCTTTCAGAATCCGTGATGAGCCGGGTCGTCGGCGATCGGACTGTCACCGAAGTGTTGACTGTCGGGCGTATTGAAATCGCGGCAGAAGTTGAAGAACATCTTCAGCGATTGCTGGATCTCTACCAAACCGGATTAGATGTGGCATCCGTGACCTTGCAGGATGTGAATCCACCGGAAGCCGTGAAGTCCGCTTTTAACGCCGTTAACGAGGCGAAACAGGAGAAAGAGCGGTTAATCAACGAGGCGTGGCGCGATTACAACCAATCCGTTCCAAAAGCCAAGGGCGTGGCAGCACAGCGAATTTCCGAAGCACAAGGGTACGCCCTGAAGCGGGTGAACGAAGCGCAGGGCGATGCCGATCGGTTCAAGTCGATTCGCTCAGAATATCAGAAGGCGAAAGAGGTTACCCGGCGCCGACTCTATCTCGAAGCCATGCGAGAAGTCTTGCCACAGGTGAAAGAGATTTATATCATTGATGGTAACGCCAACGCACCTATCCCAATCCTGCAACTCAAAGAATAG
- the hflC gene encoding protease modulator HflC, whose protein sequence is MNWKKIIIPLIVIVVIVLPVVAGVFYTVYEGEQVVITEFGRPVGQPIITPGLKVKTPFIQQVHRFEKRVLEWDGSPNQIPTKDKRFIWLDTTARWRIKDALKFYQALGTEQFAQSRLDDIIDSAARDLVTAQLLIEVVRDSNRVLSLDLAVLEDEEGQSSEPLEEIQIGRERITRMILEKVQETVPQFGIELVDVQIKRINYVDEVRKKVFDQMISERQRISEKYKSEGAGEAADIMGQKQKELERIQSEAYKEAEQLKGDADAQAIQIYAEAHGQDPEFYAFLQTLETYRQTTSESTKLILTTDSDLYRYLKSSEVLRR, encoded by the coding sequence ATGAATTGGAAAAAGATTATTATACCCTTAATTGTCATTGTAGTTATAGTGTTGCCAGTTGTAGCGGGTGTGTTCTATACCGTCTATGAAGGTGAACAGGTCGTCATTACCGAGTTCGGTCGTCCTGTTGGGCAACCGATCATCACCCCTGGGTTGAAAGTAAAAACACCCTTTATTCAGCAGGTACACCGCTTTGAAAAGCGCGTGCTTGAATGGGACGGCTCCCCGAACCAGATCCCGACAAAGGACAAGCGATTCATCTGGTTAGATACGACGGCTCGGTGGCGTATTAAAGACGCTCTCAAATTCTATCAGGCACTCGGAACGGAACAGTTCGCGCAATCTCGTTTAGATGACATTATCGATTCCGCAGCACGTGATTTAGTGACAGCGCAGTTACTGATTGAAGTCGTGCGGGATTCAAATCGGGTGTTAAGCCTGGATCTGGCAGTCCTTGAAGATGAAGAAGGGCAATCCAGCGAGCCGTTGGAGGAGATTCAGATTGGCAGGGAACGGATTACACGCATGATCCTTGAGAAGGTCCAAGAGACCGTTCCACAATTCGGCATTGAACTCGTCGATGTCCAGATAAAACGGATTAACTATGTAGACGAGGTCCGAAAGAAAGTCTTTGACCAAATGATTTCGGAACGGCAACGGATCTCTGAGAAGTACAAATCGGAGGGAGCAGGCGAAGCCGCTGACATCATGGGGCAGAAGCAGAAGGAGTTAGAGCGAATCCAATCTGAAGCGTATAAGGAAGCAGAGCAGCTTAAAGGCGATGCCGATGCGCAAGCCATTCAGATTTATGCCGAAGCACACGGTCAGGACCCAGAGTTTTACGCCTTTCTCCAGACCCTTGAAACCTATCGCCAGACGACCAGCGAGAGCACGAAGCTCATCTTAACAACGGATAGCGACCTCTATCGGTATCTCAAAAGCAGTGAAGTCCTCAGGCGTTGA
- a CDS encoding restriction endonuclease subunit S, producing MDSTEGLRPDNYRTYQVFYPDDLVFKLIDLENIQTSRVGIVPEKGIMSPVYIRLESESDLYERYYFYQYYDLYKKHIFNFLGKGVRSSLSPSDLLEIPLAFPPLSEQTQIANFLDRKTEQIDELIRIKERRIELLQEQRTALINQAVTKGLDPTVEMKPSGVEWIGEIPAHWEVKKIKYVATFISEKSMPETDAIRISPENVESKTGKVLNFFSSYDSNGVKFQVGDVLFNKIRVYLNKVVYAEYDGYSLGEMIIIRPSLQDIGKYLFYLMLSSRFIEYCDSISRGAKMPRTDVYDILNAQVPITSHQEQTQIVDFLDRKTQQVNELIATGHRKIQLLQEYRQSLISEAVTGKIDVRNEV from the coding sequence ATGGATTCAACTGAGGGACTTAGACCAGATAATTATAGAACTTATCAGGTTTTCTACCCGGATGATCTTGTTTTTAAGTTAATTGATTTGGAAAACATTCAAACGAGTAGGGTGGGTATAGTTCCTGAAAAAGGTATTATGAGTCCTGTTTATATCAGACTTGAGAGTGAAAGTGATTTATATGAAAGGTATTATTTCTATCAGTATTATGATTTATATAAGAAGCACATTTTCAATTTTTTGGGAAAAGGTGTCCGTTCCTCACTGAGTCCATCGGATTTGTTAGAGATACCGTTGGCTTTCCCACCACTCTCTGAACAAACCCAAATCGCCAACTTCCTTGACCGCAAGACCGAACAGATTGACGAACTTATCCGCATCAAAGAACGACGGATAGAACTGCTCCAGGAACAACGCACCGCGCTCATAAATCAGGCAGTGACGAAGGGACTTGACCCGACTGTAGAGATGAAACCGTCGGGCGTGGAGTGGATTGGGGAGATACCAGCGCATTGGGAAGTAAAGAAAATTAAATATGTCGCAACTTTCATAAGTGAAAAATCCATGCCTGAGACAGATGCCATAAGAATTTCACCTGAAAATGTTGAATCGAAAACCGGTAAAGTCCTTAATTTTTTCAGTTCCTATGATTCAAACGGTGTGAAATTTCAAGTTGGGGATGTGCTATTCAACAAAATTCGCGTCTATCTCAACAAGGTGGTTTATGCAGAATATGATGGCTATTCTCTCGGTGAAATGATAATCATAAGACCTTCTTTACAAGATATTGGTAAATACCTCTTTTACCTGATGCTATCCAGTCGGTTCATTGAATACTGCGATTCTATATCCAGGGGCGCGAAGATGCCACGAACAGACGTTTATGATATTCTGAACGCACAAGTACCCATTACGTCACATCAAGAACAAACCCAAATTGTTGACTTCCTTGATCGCAAAACCCAGCAGGTTAACGAACTGATAGCAACAGGACATCGAAAAATCCAACTCCTGCAGGAATACCGTCAGTCCCTTATCTCCGAAGCGGTGACCGGCAAGATAGATGTCCGAAACGAGGTGTAG